The following coding sequences are from one Nitrospirota bacterium window:
- a CDS encoding GspH/FimT family protein: protein MLEESNGITLLELLIVITIIGIITLVSTPLLGQFKSNYSVRSAATDLIQNMRLARAMAIKENREYLIVFDTANNRYLMGFDGDGDRNLTTLNMDTFGICKDIDGDRLPNDDTDANGDNVPDCVMVVNLQDYGADVEFGTMASENPDGSPLCKNAPVCFGSTEPPRADFNPSGSAGNLGSVYLQHAGRGYSYVVRISNHAGAASMWKWKGEKGNLKPSQGPDNSQWIEVR from the coding sequence ATGCTTGAAGAATCTAACGGCATAACTCTGCTCGAACTCCTTATTGTTATCACAATAATCGGGATAATAACCCTCGTATCTACGCCTCTGCTCGGTCAGTTCAAATCAAATTACAGCGTGCGCTCAGCAGCAACAGATTTAATTCAGAATATGAGGCTTGCAAGGGCAATGGCGATAAAGGAGAACAGAGAGTATCTGATTGTCTTTGATACTGCAAACAACAGGTATCTAATGGGTTTCGATGGAGATGGCGACAGGAACCTCACAACTCTTAATATGGATACCTTTGGAATCTGCAAGGACATTGATGGTGACAGACTGCCCAATGATGATACTGATGCTAATGGAGATAATGTGCCTGACTGTGTGATGGTGGTAAATTTACAGGACTATGGCGCAGATGTAGAGTTTGGGACAATGGCATCCGAAAATCCAGATGGTTCGCCGCTCTGTAAGAATGCACCAGTGTGTTTTGGAAGCACTGAACCTCCGAGAGCAGATTTTAATCCCAGTGGCTCTGCAGGCAACTTAGGCTCTGTTTATCTTCAGCATGCCGGGAGAGGTTATAGCTATGTGGTCCGGATAAGCAATCATGCTGGTGCAGCAAGTATGTGGAAATGGAAAGGTGAAAAAGGTAATCTTAAACCATCCCAGGGGCCGGATAATTCTCAATGGATAGAGGTAAGATGA